In the genome of Deinococcus sp. YIM 77859, one region contains:
- a CDS encoding peptidase C39 family protein, producing the protein MKPTWTLLPGLLLASVAAGAPYAQQTSFGQPSSLIQAAQAQTSVPASWQPLPERRGGRLEGPVVEVAPFNELIPSWNVTGPASSAVTVEVRVRRPDGRWTPYFGFGAWSAAGTRASARVTRTAEGAVNTDTLTLPFRAAAFQYRASLGPGLQAQLLSFNTADTALKFRDQGKAGQPGAWNKVLKVPGLSQMIYPDGGPIWCSPTSVSMILGFWNRPVRVPDAARATYDRTYAGFGNWPFNTAYAATQGLQALVTRLGSLRDAEAYIVQGLPLALSVRFQAGELPGAPLAWSNGHLLVLTGFDAQGNPVVNDPAAKSDAGVKRTYPRAVFERLWLNHAGGMAYVMAPRP; encoded by the coding sequence GTGAAGCCCACTTGGACCCTCCTGCCGGGCCTGCTCCTCGCCTCGGTGGCGGCTGGCGCGCCGTATGCCCAGCAGACCAGCTTCGGCCAACCTTCTTCCCTGATCCAGGCGGCGCAGGCGCAGACCAGCGTTCCGGCGAGCTGGCAGCCCCTGCCGGAGCGCCGGGGAGGCCGGCTGGAGGGTCCAGTGGTGGAGGTCGCGCCCTTCAACGAGCTGATTCCCAGCTGGAACGTCACCGGGCCGGCGTCCAGTGCCGTCACGGTGGAGGTGCGGGTGCGGCGCCCCGACGGCCGCTGGACGCCGTACTTCGGGTTCGGCGCGTGGAGCGCGGCGGGCACGCGCGCGAGCGCCCGGGTGACCCGCACCGCCGAGGGAGCGGTGAACACCGACACCCTGACGCTGCCGTTCCGCGCTGCGGCCTTCCAGTACCGGGCGTCGCTCGGCCCCGGTCTGCAGGCCCAGTTGCTGTCCTTCAACACGGCGGACACCGCCCTGAAGTTCCGTGACCAGGGGAAGGCGGGGCAGCCGGGCGCCTGGAACAAGGTGCTGAAGGTGCCGGGGCTCTCCCAGATGATCTATCCGGATGGCGGCCCCATCTGGTGCAGCCCGACCAGCGTCTCGATGATCCTGGGCTTCTGGAACCGGCCGGTCCGCGTGCCCGACGCCGCGCGGGCCACGTACGACCGCACGTACGCCGGGTTCGGCAACTGGCCGTTCAATACCGCCTACGCCGCCACCCAGGGCCTGCAGGCCTTGGTCACGCGGCTGGGCAGCCTGCGGGACGCGGAAGCGTACATCGTGCAGGGCCTGCCGCTCGCCCTGAGTGTGCGCTTCCAGGCGGGCGAATTGCCCGGCGCCCCCCTCGCCTGGTCGAATGGGCACCTGCTGGTCCTCACTGGGTTCGACGCGCAGGGCAACCCAGTGGTGAACGATCCCGCCGCGAAGAGCGACGCGGGGGTGAAGCGCACCTACCCGCGGGCGGTGTTCGAGCGGCTGTGGCTGAACCACGCGGGGGGCATGGCCTACGTGATGGCCCCCCGGCCCTGA